One window of Leifsonia sp. AK011 genomic DNA carries:
- a CDS encoding methyltransferase domain-containing protein, which produces MAPSGDPSQALSFGEAVDAYSAARPEYPREALDWLLPPSAKTVVEVGAGTGKFTRLLVDSGFLTVAIEPDPVMLGRLHELLPGIDARPGSAEQIPLPDASVDALVAAQAWHWVDPEAGLAEAARVVRPGGTLGLVWNIRDSSVDWVAALTAIIGESAAEAGFEQAARTAAPFSDLERAEFRWSMLVTRESLKTLAASRSSFIAAGAEERARVLAAIDSLVDTHPDLAGRAEFELPYVTHCFRARVSDPPLDYAHALSPIRGAWWRGALAMVIFIVGYLVISAVLGAGMFAIELARGEISFEQLESGIIPFTPVVMLINNISLALCIPLAIVLQRRLFGVRAGSLASVTGRFRWRWMARLALIIVPVWVAYVGLSVLVEPAGEIQWDAGVFIMLAIVIVTTPLQSAGEEFGARGLILRSAASWFRNPTLAFIIAVVISSSIFSLAHLAADGWLIAYYFVFGASAALAARFTGGLEAPVLVHATNNVLLFIPAVLYGQLEEGLDRSEGTGGPFMLFPMAMCLAAAAISYWWGKRNGIETRAPSPVPPRLRRVGSTS; this is translated from the coding sequence ATGGCACCTTCCGGCGACCCCAGCCAGGCTCTTTCGTTCGGTGAGGCGGTGGACGCGTACTCGGCGGCTCGGCCCGAATACCCCCGCGAGGCGCTCGACTGGCTTCTTCCGCCCTCGGCCAAGACCGTGGTCGAGGTGGGCGCTGGCACGGGCAAGTTCACGCGGCTTCTCGTGGACTCCGGGTTTCTCACGGTCGCGATCGAGCCCGATCCGGTCATGCTCGGGCGTCTCCACGAACTGCTCCCGGGCATCGATGCCCGGCCCGGCTCCGCGGAGCAGATCCCGCTGCCCGACGCGAGCGTCGATGCTCTCGTCGCGGCCCAGGCGTGGCACTGGGTCGACCCCGAGGCGGGACTCGCGGAGGCCGCTCGCGTGGTGCGCCCGGGGGGCACCCTCGGCCTGGTCTGGAACATCCGTGATTCGTCCGTCGATTGGGTTGCGGCGCTCACGGCGATCATCGGCGAGAGCGCCGCCGAGGCGGGCTTCGAGCAGGCCGCGCGTACCGCGGCACCATTCAGTGACCTTGAGCGTGCCGAGTTCCGGTGGAGCATGCTTGTCACGCGGGAGTCACTGAAGACGCTCGCGGCATCCCGTAGCTCGTTCATCGCTGCCGGCGCAGAGGAGCGGGCCAGAGTACTCGCGGCCATCGACTCGCTCGTGGACACCCATCCCGATCTGGCCGGTCGAGCTGAGTTCGAGCTGCCGTACGTGACCCACTGCTTCCGGGCGAGGGTCAGCGACCCGCCGCTGGACTATGCGCACGCTCTCAGCCCTATCCGCGGAGCGTGGTGGCGCGGTGCGCTCGCGATGGTGATCTTCATCGTCGGGTACCTCGTCATCTCTGCAGTACTCGGCGCGGGCATGTTCGCCATCGAGCTCGCGAGGGGTGAGATCAGCTTCGAGCAACTCGAGAGCGGAATCATCCCCTTCACACCGGTCGTCATGTTGATCAACAACATCTCGCTGGCGCTGTGCATACCGCTTGCGATCGTGCTCCAGCGGAGGCTCTTCGGAGTTCGGGCAGGCTCGCTCGCCTCGGTCACCGGCCGCTTCCGCTGGAGATGGATGGCACGGCTCGCGCTCATCATCGTGCCGGTGTGGGTCGCCTACGTCGGGCTCTCGGTGCTGGTCGAACCCGCGGGGGAGATCCAGTGGGATGCCGGCGTGTTCATCATGCTCGCCATCGTGATCGTCACCACTCCGCTGCAGTCGGCGGGGGAGGAGTTCGGAGCGCGCGGGCTCATTCTCCGCTCCGCCGCGTCGTGGTTCCGCAACCCCACGCTCGCGTTCATCATCGCCGTGGTCATCTCGAGCAGCATCTTCTCGCTCGCACACCTCGCTGCGGACGGCTGGCTCATCGCGTACTACTTCGTGTTCGGGGCATCCGCGGCTCTCGCTGCTCGCTTCACGGGCGGGCTCGAAGCTCCCGTTCTCGTGCACGCCACGAACAACGTGCTCCTCTTTATTCCCGCTGTGCTCTACGGCCAGCTGGAGGAGGGGCTCGACCGGAGCGAGGGCACGGGCGGCCCGTTCATGCTGTTCCCGATGGCGATGTGTCTCGCGGCGGCAGCGATCAGCTATTGGTGGGGCAAGCGAAACGGTATCGAGACGCGGGCGCCGTCACCGGTGCCTCCCCGACTTCGTCGCGTGGGCTCCACGTCCTGA